ATAGATATAATACCTAAAGATGGAGCCTTTGCGTGGCCAATGATCTTTTTGGTGAAGGACGAGATCTTTGAATCAAGCGTAGAGAGCACGCAAAAATAAGAAagataatatatgtttatccTTTACTTTCTAATACCATACTAATGAGTAATGTGTAATAATACTTGTCTATTCTATAAAATCAGAAGGAGGAGTGGAAAACATAACTACGATAAATGCTTAGATCAGATCTCATATAGAttaggaaaaataaaacaaataatattacgaGCATGAGACCCGAACATACATTTTCGGATTTCACTCGTGGGCGGCTAGTTATTGATCTTATTCTAAGGGTTCCatgtataggtcggttatcgaaagctggcgggttcacagtactctcactaatgcaatttcacatacagtatgtttcaaaatatgatttttttgccatgctatacattttagtccactctggttttagtaaggttgggtgggttgtaaataaataaaaatgtgtcaaatacatataaatattaggtgcatacgagggtggatccaaaagttctaagccagACCAAGAACGTGAAAGAGTAGttcgtgtaaataatttttcatttttcgacataagctccatctagctcaacacacttcacttttacttcactaactattctttcaatactcctcttagaaaccccagtcgcatctgatgtcaaattaaatataacattttttcattaaactgtttttattaagatgcttaagataattaaaaacattgtgcaccatttcacgagattgccctggtaatgtttgaaaaaagatcaacatgtataaaataataataatataaaacagtaaagatcaacataaacagtagcaaaagaaaaacaataactgtctcttttatactcataagcttgaccgagcgcgagagagatggacagtcttttcatgatgtatttgtgattgtatttcagttttacatcacgtctcgcgcttattcacagacactacacaagcacaaagtgtaaatgtgttgaagccgccagctttagataacatacctatagtTCTGTACTGTTTTAAGCCCCCATCTATAAATACTTTATCTAAGGTATCCCGTCTCTAGTTTGTGGCTCGGTGGCCGGTGCTGTgctactaataaaaaaaagttgttatCGAATCACAAATGTCGTCTGGCGAACATGGCGGATCGTCATATACAATTGTGTTGTGCTAGTCTCGATATTTCTTGGAGAATTAATATTCTATTCTGAAGTCCTTAGTAAATTTTCGTCGAGTCTTATTGTGAGTGAATTCTTATTGATTACATAAAAACGGCtcataattttctataaaaatatataaatggaaGTAAATAACTTTGCCGAATTAAAAGATGGCGATTCAACACGGTCTCTCGTGTTAATAGAAGCGCCATCTATAATAGCAATTACGAAGCCGAAGTCGGatggaaatattaaaaaaaagcgtCGTCGCGGCAAAACAAAgcgaaaaattattaaaccgTATCTAAAGATCTCTTGGCAAGAAAGAAGGAAGAATGAAGTGAGGAACAACACTAAAAGAAACAATCGATTTCGTAAAATCGTTTTAGCTAAAACTCAAGCGCCTTTTAACAACAATCAATTTTTGATGGAAATTCATAAACCTGAAccagaaaataatatctttaGGACACCATCAGCCAGAACTCGTGATTCAAGTTTCAGTATTGATTCtgaagataataattatttttttcctttacctGAGGATGAAGAAGAATATTTGACGAAAGAGTTTTCTAGTGTTTATGAAGACGCACAATGTGAACGTTTGTCTAACATGTCTAAAAATGAACTAATTGAAGAATATCTTCTATTGGAAGCAAAGTATGACACTCTTGTTAAAAGAGCGGAACGTTATAAACCAAAAGACTATGAAGAAGGCAAAAATGTAGCTGTTGCTGACAAAGATTTAAATTCTGATTCTGTGAATTCAATAAATGAAAGTGATAAttcaaatacagataatattaatatagcaGACAAACAGGCTTTGTCAGACATTTTGCAACAGCTTAAAGAACAGGAAGAGCAAATTAGGGAACTTCAACTAGCAAATGAGCAGTTGAAAGTTCAAAATGAACACTTACAACAACACAATCAAACAATGAGTGAAGATTCTGAAAGTGATAGTTCTTCCAGCTCGGACAGTTGCAGTACTTCAAGCAGTAACTCAAGTCCTATTCATGAACCAGATGTGGTTACTAATGATAATCTACCTAACCAAGTGAATGGAATCGAAGATTCTAACATTGTCGAGAATGGACACCACCATGTGAATGGTTTTCATTCACCAacagaataaatataagtttaattcaaTGTTTGTACATTATTGTATGTACTGCAATAAAACAGTGTAagtaaagaaatttttttaagtcgtGATTAAGTGCTATTAATTTCTTGAGCTCCATTATGTCAAATTTACTGATGTTTTGCAAATTTTTTACTGTCCAAGTCAAATTTAGTATTGTGTAGACATGCCAATTTTACCATATAGCGTGTTTAAAaatggtttttgtttatattttaaacttagaaaattaatttgacccaacatataaaataaaaattattgctgACTTATAGATCCAATAAGAGACCAGTGAATTACTGCAAATAATTCAGCCTGAGTTGTATGTGTGCAAAGTTGGTGTTTAGGTTAAGGCATATAAAAACCACAACAAACAagctattaatatttcattatataaaatttgagtTAACACTAATAATagacatataattaaatttatattaaacacttTATCAGAATAAATATTGCTGGTACTGTATATGAGATAATAATTAGTAACAAAATCATACACTTGCTTTAGATGTTTCCtgttttataagaatattttttttatatatattgaagatcagacattaaaaatataaattttaatcatgAAAGAACAAGCAggcaatattattatagcttTTCAGGGATAATTCCGttgaacataatatttttgtgttagtTGGGTTCTCAAGAGTTTAATGGTATAATTATATTGCTACCAAAATTTTCCTACCACttgcatattttttaaaactaattgaaacagttaaaaatattggaaggtttaatgatcataaaaatataattgtgagATCTCACActagattaagaaaaaaatctgtgaTATAAATTTGAACGACTACTAATATTCATTCATACATTCATCACTTGCTTGCTATatgaatattatgttttagtttCTATCGTGGTGTGATTTTGCATATCCATGTTCACCTAAAACTATGATTTTCAACAAAAATTGATCTCaccattatatttattgaattgtaaatgtaaaacaatgtttattggtgaaaaatattgttagaaaCTGTGCCAACTAAATCATGCTTAATTTagagcaaatattttttgcctataaccataatttattaagttttttgttgaATAAAAGCAATGTTATGTTGGAGGTATACTATTTTCTAAGTCAAAGCACAATCTATGTTAAGTATGTGTGCAacacattattatttactccTTTATtggcataatatatttaatatgtctaTGTTAGATTCAATGATAGTGTGTatgtat
The Pieris napi chromosome 1, ilPieNapi1.2, whole genome shotgun sequence DNA segment above includes these coding regions:
- the LOC125049575 gene encoding protein HEXIM1 → MEVNNFAELKDGDSTRSLVLIEAPSIIAITKPKSDGNIKKKRRRGKTKRKIIKPYLKISWQERRKNEVRNNTKRNNRFRKIVLAKTQAPFNNNQFLMEIHKPEPENNIFRTPSARTRDSSFSIDSEDNNYFFPLPEDEEEYLTKEFSSVYEDAQCERLSNMSKNELIEEYLLLEAKYDTLVKRAERYKPKDYEEGKNVAVADKDLNSDSVNSINESDNSNTDNINIADKQALSDILQQLKEQEEQIRELQLANEQLKVQNEHLQQHNQTMSEDSESDSSSSSDSCSTSSSNSSPIHEPDVVTNDNLPNQVNGIEDSNIVENGHHHVNGFHSPTE